GACGGGTTCGCCGTAGCCGGCGAGGGCGTTGACGAGGTGGGTGCGGACCTGCCGGAGCCGTTCGGATGCGGCGGCGGCGTTGTGCCGTCCGCCAATCCGTCCGTTCTCCGTCCAGGCGGTCTTGACGGCCTTGGCGGCCTGTGCCCGGTGCACGTCGGGTGCCTGCGGGTCGAGGTTGTGGCCGGCGATGGCGACTGCCTCGGTGTCCTGCGCGGCGAAGTCGTAGAGCTTGTGGGCGGCCAGGGCGTAGGACTGGGCGGAGGACAGCAGGTCGGCCCGTTCTGCCGGGTCGGTCTGGTCCTTGGCGCGGCCGGCCTTGCGCATGGCCCGCTGCATGTAGGTGGCGGCGGTGTCGCCCATCTGCCGGGCCGACATCGTCTCGGCCATCTCGGTGACGGGGAGGACTGGGGCGGGGTTGTCATTGGGGGCCACCGGGTCCTCCTTGCGCCACATCTCGATGGTCTTGTGGGCTTCTGCGGCGATGAACTTGCCGCGCGTGTTGCGGTCGGCGAACTGGGGGGCGGTCATCCCCTTGGAGGATCGGCCAAGCGCGGCGGCGCGGGCCGCGAGAACGCGGAGGTTCCCCATGCGGACGGCGACGTTGTGGGCGGCCTGGGTGGCGGCGGGGTCGTGGAAGGGGTCCGCGGCCGCAGCTGCGGCGGCATCGTTGCCGGCGGCCCACGCCTTGAGGCCGGCACCGAGGCCGCCCACAGCGTTGTGGGAGGCCCCGCAGGGCGCACCGGGGGTGGCCGTGGTGTTCTGGCAGGGGCCGCCACCGAGGGTCGGCTTGCCGCATGGGTAGGACATCATCGGCTCCTTGCTGGCTGGACGGGACGGCCCTTGGGTGCGGACAGCGACGCGGATCGGGCGGCGAGGATCCGGGCGAACATCTGGGCCTCGTTGGCCGCCAACGTTGCGTTGATCCGGACGCCGAGGGTTCCGTGGCGCGGTTCGACCACGATCTCGGCGCGTGTGTCGTCCCCGAAGTCCACCCGTGTGGTGTCGCCGGTGGTCACGGCTGGCCGTTGGTGGACGCTGTTGTCCATCAGGTCAGCCGGGCTGTCGGCCCCATGGGTCTCGCCATAGCGGGCAAACAGTTCCGAGGCGGCGATCTCGATGCGTGAGGCGAGGTCGAGCACCTCGTCGGGGCCAAGGGTGCTGTTGGTCTTCACCCCAAGTGTCCCGTGGCGTGGCTCGAGGTCGATCCGGGCCGCCGCACGATCGTGGTAGTCGATACGGATCCGGTCGCCGTTGCGGCGCAGCTCGGGACTGGGCAGGCCCACCTGGGCGGCCCCGGCAAACGGGTCAGCTGCCGTGATGCCGGTGAGGTCCAGGCCAGCGGTGGCGATGACAGCCACCGAGGCCCGGTGGTCCGCGCCGCAGTTGCGACCGGGGGTCACGTCACGGTTGCATGGCGGTCCAGCTTTGGTGGGTTGGTGGCACTTGCCCATTGGTCTGCTCCGGCGGTTCGGGAGTGGTTGCTCCCGTCATTCCGCCCGGCAGCCGGACCGGTGTCCCCGGGGTCAGGGCGCGATGACCCGTTTCCGTCGAACCAGGGCGTCGCAGCGGCCGCTGACCCGTTCCCACACCCGTCGCAGGCCGGGGTGGAGGTTGAGGTGGCGGCCCTCGTCGGCGTCGACCCACCGGAGCGTGTTGATCTCGTCCCGGTCGACGCCGGCGGCCACCACAGGGACGGCCGCACGGGTGATTGCGATGACGGTGTGGAAGGTCCAGCCGTTGTGCTGGGTGTCGGTGATGACCGACACGACCCCGTGTGCCGGCAAGGAGCCGATTTCCTCACGGGCCTCCCGGAGCGCGCAGCCGATGGGCGATTCTCCCTGGCGCATGCCGCCGGCAGGGATCGACCAGGACAGCGGGAAGGACCGGTTGGAGTTGCGGCGGGCAAGCAGCATCCGGGCGTGGTCGCCGTCGGTGGCGACCAGCAGAAGGCCTGCGGCACCGAATGGGAGTGGGGCGGACATGGTCGTCATGGTCGGCGAAAGCCCAGCGGGTGTGTCCTGCGGTTCGTTCACGCGATGCGGAGTTGATGGTTGACCGGCGGGTTCCGGTTGAGGTGGGTGTAGGCCGCCGTGGTGGCGGTGCGTCCGCGGGGTGTCCGGTCGATCAGGCCCTTGCGGATGAGGAACGGTTCAACGGAGTCCTCGATGGTGTCGGGCGATTCACCAACGGCGGTGGCGAGCGTCTTGAGTCCGAGGGGACGGCCGGCGTAGGTGCCGGTGAGGACGTCGAGGACGCGGGTGGAGATCTTGTCCAGCCCGATGCTGTCGATGCCGAACAGCGCCAGTCCGCCGGCGAGGGTGGCGGCGTCGATGGTGCCGTTGCCTTGGACCTGGGCGTAGTCGCGGACGCGGCGGAGCAGCCGATTGGCGATCCTGGGGGTCCCACGGGACCGGCATCCCAGTTCGGCGGCGGCCTGGTCGGTGATGTCGGTGCCGAGCAGCCGGGCGGACCGGGCGATGATCCCGGCAAGGGTGTCGTCGTCGTAGAACTCGAAGTTGAGCTCCAACCCGAACCGGTCCAGCAACGGCGCCGAAAGCAGACCGGACCGGGTCGTTGCGGCCACGAGGGTGAAGGGGGGCAGCGGCAGCCGCAGCGACTTGGCGTCGGGACCGTCGCCGATCACGATGTCGACGACGAAGTCCTCCATCGCCGGGTAGAGGATCTCCTCCAGCACACGGGGGAGCCGGTGGACCTCATCGATGAACAGCACGTCACCGGGTTCGCGCGACGTCAGCAGCGCAACGAGGTCGCCGGGCTTCTCAAGCGACGGTGCACTGGTCGACTTGAACGCCGTCCCGACTCCCATCTCGTGGGCGACGATCTGGGCGAGGGTGGTCTTGCCGAGCCCCGGCGGGCCGCTGAACAGCAGATGCGGGGCGGGTTCGCCGCGCTGCAACGCCGCTTGGAGCACCACCGCAAGCTGTTCGGTCGACTGGGGCTGTCCGGCGAAGTCAGAGAGCCGTTGGGGACGCAACGCCACATCGGTGCCGTCGTCGGGCAGTTCAGCGGCGCTGGTCAGCTCATCCATCACCGCTGATGGTCACCTGCGGGTGCGACACCCGTCGCGACCCGGGAAGCGGGTTCGAGTCCCACCTCCCCAGCAATGGCCCTTCACAGCCGACCACTGGCGCGGTGGAGAAGGAAGATCTCGCCGAACTCTATGTCGGAGGTCGCCGGTGATTCCGGTCCGCGCCACATCCCCGCCGCCTAGGGACAAGGACAACTTTCCGAGGTCACCCAACTGGTAGGGCAGCGCCCTGCTACGACGTACCGGTGCGGGTTCGATCCCACGCTCGGTGCCAATCGAGTG
This genomic window from Euzebya pacifica contains:
- a CDS encoding NUDIX domain-containing protein codes for the protein MSAPLPFGAAGLLLVATDGDHARMLLARRNSNRSFPLSWSIPAGGMRQGESPIGCALREAREEIGSLPAHGVVSVITDTQHNGWTFHTVIAITRAAVPVVAAGVDRDEINTLRWVDADEGRHLNLHPGLRRVWERVSGRCDALVRRKRVIAP
- the ruvB gene encoding Holliday junction branch migration DNA helicase RuvB, yielding MDELTSAAELPDDGTDVALRPQRLSDFAGQPQSTEQLAVVLQAALQRGEPAPHLLFSGPPGLGKTTLAQIVAHEMGVGTAFKSTSAPSLEKPGDLVALLTSREPGDVLFIDEVHRLPRVLEEILYPAMEDFVVDIVIGDGPDAKSLRLPLPPFTLVAATTRSGLLSAPLLDRFGLELNFEFYDDDTLAGIIARSARLLGTDITDQAAAELGCRSRGTPRIANRLLRRVRDYAQVQGNGTIDAATLAGGLALFGIDSIGLDKISTRVLDVLTGTYAGRPLGLKTLATAVGESPDTIEDSVEPFLIRKGLIDRTPRGRTATTAAYTHLNRNPPVNHQLRIA